One genomic region from Sorangium aterium encodes:
- a CDS encoding MopE-related protein, with protein sequence MTQSPRSTLLALALASFAAFAPACGDDDGVTPIGTGGAGGDPPAGTGGAGGEEPAGTGGAGATGAGGQPVGDEDSDHDRDGLTPRAGDCDDFNNTVHPGAEERNFDNIDSDCDGSDAPGKTLVWSAGEDPAQPDLVDALALMDADGDGQISFEEFSAACAESAMLAGTARPGVVQVHASCSGNNSCRGMVYQSWNELYEHSCRAVNGCEGWSCVETAEDQDRDGPAAFKAATCDHCHSAAAGKFSVKVPPGEDVSAFLADFWERRSDPYLQAIIAFGIDGATPEGTAYANMPGSYHVLSRSEMDRLIAYLRTLTPEGDNFEQVPTPDPIDPGN encoded by the coding sequence ATGACCCAATCGCCGAGATCCACCTTGCTTGCGCTGGCGCTCGCCAGCTTCGCCGCCTTTGCTCCGGCCTGCGGCGACGATGACGGCGTGACGCCGATCGGGACCGGCGGCGCAGGCGGCGATCCCCCCGCCGGGACCGGCGGCGCAGGCGGCGAGGAGCCCGCCGGGACCGGCGGCGCAGGCGCGACGGGCGCGGGTGGCCAGCCCGTGGGCGACGAGGACAGCGACCACGACAGGGACGGCCTCACCCCGCGCGCAGGCGACTGCGACGACTTCAACAACACCGTCCACCCCGGCGCCGAGGAGCGGAATTTCGATAACATCGACTCGGACTGCGATGGGTCCGACGCGCCGGGCAAGACCCTGGTGTGGAGCGCTGGCGAGGATCCCGCTCAGCCCGATCTGGTGGACGCGCTGGCCCTCATGGACGCCGACGGCGACGGCCAGATCTCCTTCGAGGAGTTCTCCGCGGCGTGCGCCGAGTCCGCCATGCTGGCCGGCACCGCGCGCCCCGGCGTGGTCCAGGTCCACGCGTCCTGCTCCGGCAACAACAGCTGTCGCGGCATGGTCTATCAAAGCTGGAACGAGCTCTACGAGCACTCGTGTCGCGCCGTGAACGGCTGCGAGGGCTGGAGCTGCGTGGAGACCGCCGAGGACCAGGATCGAGACGGCCCCGCGGCGTTCAAGGCCGCGACATGCGACCATTGCCACAGCGCCGCGGCGGGTAAGTTCTCGGTGAAGGTGCCGCCAGGCGAGGACGTGAGCGCCTTCCTCGCCGACTTCTGGGAGCGCCGCTCCGATCCGTACCTGCAAGCGATCATCGCGTTCGGGATCGACGGCGCCACGCCCGAGGGCACCGCCTACGCGAACATGCCCGGCTCCTATCATGTGCTCTCGCGCTCCGAGATGGACCGGCTGATCGCCTATCTCCGCACCCTGACGCCGGAGGGCGACAACTTCGAGCAGGTGCCGACGCCAGACCCGATCGACCCGGGCAACTGA
- a CDS encoding sulfate ABC transporter substrate-binding protein: MKTALLRSALALGALLLAVAGCEEKTTAAAPDASAEGRVAKLSVASYDPTRELYQELNPAFERWYKQKTGRDVDVETDHGPSGKQARDIAAGKETDVAALSVDFDIDTIAKAGLLPATWRERLPNGSVPYTSAVIFLVRKGNPKQVKGWEDLARPEVVALCPDPKTGGGARWIYLSTWAHAARKAKAEGRTDAEAAAREFTAKVYDDAILDPAMRGSSTRFIVQHTGDVLFGWENEILQIAADPATADQFEVVVPSDSITIEVPLAVVDKVAERHGVKDVAEAYVQFHFSDEGQELIAKRYNRPYSEAIAKKHAERLKPLSLFRFKDEFSDWPTVMNVHFSQGAELDKMRKK, from the coding sequence GGAAGGCCGGGTCGCGAAGCTCTCGGTCGCGTCCTATGACCCCACCCGCGAGCTCTACCAGGAGCTCAACCCGGCGTTCGAGCGGTGGTACAAGCAAAAGACCGGCAGGGACGTCGACGTGGAGACCGATCACGGCCCGTCGGGCAAGCAGGCGCGCGACATCGCGGCCGGCAAGGAGACGGACGTCGCCGCCCTGTCGGTCGACTTCGACATCGACACCATCGCCAAGGCGGGCCTGCTCCCAGCGACCTGGCGGGAGCGCCTGCCGAACGGCTCGGTGCCGTACACGTCCGCCGTCATCTTCCTTGTCCGCAAGGGCAACCCCAAGCAGGTGAAGGGCTGGGAGGACCTCGCGCGACCCGAGGTCGTGGCGCTGTGCCCGGATCCGAAGACCGGCGGCGGGGCGCGGTGGATCTACCTGTCGACGTGGGCGCACGCCGCGCGCAAGGCGAAGGCCGAGGGCCGGACGGACGCGGAGGCCGCGGCGCGCGAGTTCACGGCGAAGGTCTATGACGACGCCATCCTCGACCCGGCCATGCGCGGCTCGTCGACCCGCTTCATCGTACAGCACACGGGCGACGTCCTCTTCGGCTGGGAGAACGAGATCCTCCAGATCGCGGCCGATCCGGCCACGGCCGACCAGTTCGAGGTCGTCGTCCCCTCGGACTCGATCACGATCGAGGTCCCCCTCGCGGTCGTCGACAAGGTCGCCGAGCGGCACGGCGTCAAGGACGTCGCCGAGGCGTACGTCCAGTTCCACTTCTCCGACGAGGGCCAGGAGCTCATCGCGAAGCGCTACAACCGCCCGTACAGCGAGGCGATCGCGAAGAAGCACGCGGAGCGCCTCAAGCCGCTCTCGCTGTTCCGGTTCAAGGACGAATTCAGCGACTGGCCGACCGTGATGAACGTCCACTTCAGCCAGGGGGCCGAGCTCGACAAGATGCGGAAGAAGTGA
- a CDS encoding response regulator, which produces MIASSLEDVLTDLGCVVIGPALNMKDAMRLARAAEIDGASLDVNIAGEKVYPVADILSERGIPFVFLTGYGKAGLRESDLSRPVLQKPCSLERFEEILVGWR; this is translated from the coding sequence ATGATCGCCTCGTCCCTCGAGGACGTCCTGACCGACCTCGGCTGTGTGGTGATCGGCCCGGCGCTGAACATGAAGGACGCGATGCGCCTGGCCCGCGCGGCCGAGATCGACGGGGCGAGCCTCGACGTCAACATCGCCGGCGAGAAGGTCTATCCGGTGGCCGACATCCTGAGCGAGCGAGGCATCCCGTTCGTCTTCCTGACGGGGTATGGCAAAGCTGGGTTGCGCGAGTCCGATCTCAGCCGTCCGGTGCTGCAGAAGCCGTGCAGTCTGGAGCGCTTCGAGGAGATCCTGGTGGGGTGGCGGTGA
- a CDS encoding HvfC/BufC N-terminal domain-containing protein has protein sequence MSPRGGAPPGWLRELQRDFTAVLRAPLDSSAGRFRELQERYPAGLVAQVKGGPGGLAPAERLAVYHRQYWMRLFTGLQTSFPRVSRALGFWHFNHLAALHFEACPPRHFDIDESTRGFAERLRSALRGPDGARRGRQPGRPARGHDDAWRRRIELSRAPLAMIRQALRMDEAERRAYESPFEGLWRPTPEELATLAEARLRFAVSFSLTHEDWDLARFSRLAGGDLDEGPLDARRRHASTRAWVFARSAAGTTTTSVDPLFARLLERCRELPFGQALAAVEQGCTATEAAQLQANLQGWIALALSSGWWTGIDSAEPRAQG, from the coding sequence ATGAGCCCGAGAGGCGGGGCTCCTCCGGGCTGGCTGCGAGAGCTCCAGCGCGACTTCACCGCCGTCCTCCGCGCGCCGCTCGACTCGAGCGCGGGCCGGTTCCGGGAGCTGCAGGAGCGGTATCCCGCGGGGCTCGTGGCGCAGGTGAAGGGCGGCCCCGGGGGCCTCGCGCCGGCGGAGCGGCTCGCGGTCTATCACCGCCAGTACTGGATGCGCCTGTTCACCGGCCTGCAGACGAGCTTCCCGCGCGTGTCGCGGGCGCTCGGATTCTGGCACTTCAATCACCTGGCCGCGCTGCACTTCGAGGCGTGCCCGCCCCGCCACTTCGACATCGACGAGAGCACGCGCGGGTTCGCCGAGCGGCTCCGCAGCGCGCTGCGCGGCCCTGACGGCGCGCGTCGCGGTCGACAGCCGGGGCGCCCGGCGCGCGGGCACGACGACGCGTGGCGCCGGCGGATCGAGCTCTCCAGGGCGCCGCTCGCGATGATCCGCCAGGCGCTGCGCATGGACGAGGCGGAGCGGCGCGCCTACGAGTCGCCGTTCGAGGGCCTCTGGCGGCCGACGCCGGAGGAGCTCGCCACGCTGGCCGAAGCGCGGCTGCGCTTCGCTGTGTCGTTCTCGTTGACCCACGAGGACTGGGACCTCGCGCGCTTCTCGCGGCTCGCGGGGGGCGACCTGGACGAGGGCCCCCTGGACGCGAGGCGTCGCCACGCGTCGACCCGCGCGTGGGTCTTCGCCCGGAGCGCCGCCGGCACGACCACGACCTCGGTGGATCCGCTGTTCGCCCGCCTGCTCGAGCGCTGCCGGGAGCTGCCGTTCGGGCAGGCCCTTGCCGCCGTCGAGCAGGGCTGCACGGCGACTGAAGCGGCGCAGCTGCAGGCAAACCTGCAGGGCTGGATCGCGCTCGCCCTCTCGAGCGGCTGGTGGACGGGCATCGACAGCGCCGAGCCACGCGCGCAGGGCTAG
- a CDS encoding DsbA family protein encodes MFIPRSGARRRLVLAALAALAGCGGAERQEPQFADSPEVPLPGPPGAAPLDARGGAPEELPGVDTAELVRRERDTWWQLVSQLYAPCPDQAVSLAQCVRESRSCAACAPAAQLLADKIRGGASGAEAQAAYGVRFGPNVKRIDLADSPSRGPERASIQIVVWSDFECPSCGRAVPLIDEVVERHASYVRLIHKVYPLRSHPHADAAARAAIAAHRQGRYWPMERLLFENQQRLEEKDLLGYAQKVGLDMARFRADMAGEPAARVVARDRAEADRAGLSGTPFIVINGREFDLALFSLQGELDRWIETELAILGGREAAAP; translated from the coding sequence GTGTTCATTCCGAGATCAGGTGCGCGACGACGGCTCGTGCTCGCCGCGCTCGCCGCGCTCGCGGGTTGCGGCGGCGCGGAGCGGCAGGAACCCCAGTTCGCCGATTCCCCCGAGGTCCCGCTCCCCGGGCCCCCGGGCGCCGCGCCGCTCGACGCGCGCGGTGGCGCGCCGGAGGAGCTGCCCGGCGTCGACACGGCCGAGCTCGTCCGCCGCGAGCGCGATACCTGGTGGCAGCTCGTCTCGCAGCTCTACGCGCCGTGCCCCGATCAGGCGGTGTCGCTCGCGCAGTGCGTCCGCGAGTCGCGCTCCTGCGCGGCCTGCGCGCCCGCCGCGCAGCTCCTCGCCGACAAGATCCGCGGCGGCGCGAGCGGCGCGGAGGCGCAGGCCGCGTACGGCGTGAGGTTCGGTCCGAACGTGAAGCGGATCGACCTCGCCGACTCGCCCTCTCGCGGGCCGGAGCGCGCGTCGATCCAGATCGTCGTGTGGTCGGACTTCGAGTGTCCTTCCTGCGGGCGCGCGGTCCCGCTCATCGACGAGGTCGTCGAGCGCCACGCGTCCTACGTCAGGCTGATCCACAAGGTGTATCCGCTGCGATCGCACCCGCACGCCGACGCCGCGGCGCGCGCGGCCATCGCGGCGCACCGCCAGGGCCGCTACTGGCCGATGGAGCGCCTCCTGTTCGAGAACCAGCAGCGGCTCGAGGAGAAGGACCTGCTCGGCTACGCGCAGAAGGTCGGCCTCGACATGGCCCGGTTCCGCGCCGACATGGCGGGCGAGCCCGCCGCCCGGGTGGTCGCGCGCGACAGGGCCGAGGCCGACCGCGCAGGGCTCTCGGGGACGCCGTTCATCGTCATCAACGGGCGGGAGTTCGATCTGGCGCTGTTCAGCCTCCAGGGCGAGCTCGACCGGTGGATCGAGACCGAGCTCGCGATCCTCGGAGGGCGCGAGGCGGCGGCGCCCTGA
- the cysW gene encoding sulfate ABC transporter permease subunit CysW codes for MLTARSRAGNAVSAESGARRLLIGLCVALVAVFLVLPLGVVFWHAFSEGLRAYGQAVFDRATFHAVKLTLFTTAIAVPLNTLFGVAAAWAIAKFEFRGRSLLVTLIDLPFSTSPVVAGLCFVLLFGANGFFGAFVNRTYAVSLGFTSFEVSTRVIFALPGIVLATVFITFPFVARELIPLMQAQGTEEEQVARVLGANGWQIFWRVTLPNIRWGLLYGVILCTARAMGEFGAVYVVSAGSSDQVTLPLHVERVYYANMVRVVPAFAVASLLAGVSVITLAVKAAVEWRFKGELKKTDGG; via the coding sequence ATGCTCACCGCGCGCTCCCGTGCAGGCAATGCGGTCTCCGCCGAGAGCGGCGCGCGCCGGCTGCTGATCGGCCTGTGCGTGGCGCTCGTCGCCGTGTTCCTCGTCCTCCCGCTGGGGGTGGTGTTCTGGCACGCCTTCAGCGAGGGGCTGAGGGCCTACGGACAGGCGGTCTTCGACCGCGCGACGTTCCACGCGGTGAAGCTCACGCTCTTCACCACGGCCATCGCGGTGCCGCTCAACACGCTCTTCGGCGTCGCGGCGGCGTGGGCCATCGCCAAGTTCGAGTTCCGGGGCAGGAGCCTGCTCGTCACGCTGATCGATCTGCCGTTCTCGACCTCTCCGGTGGTCGCCGGCCTGTGCTTCGTCCTGCTCTTCGGGGCGAACGGGTTCTTCGGCGCGTTCGTGAACAGGACCTATGCGGTGAGCCTCGGGTTCACGAGCTTCGAGGTCTCCACCCGGGTCATCTTCGCCCTTCCCGGCATCGTGCTCGCCACGGTGTTCATCACGTTCCCGTTCGTCGCCCGAGAGCTCATCCCGCTGATGCAGGCCCAGGGGACCGAGGAGGAGCAGGTCGCCCGCGTCCTCGGCGCGAACGGATGGCAGATCTTCTGGCGCGTCACGCTGCCCAACATCCGCTGGGGCCTCCTCTACGGCGTCATCCTGTGCACCGCCAGGGCGATGGGCGAGTTCGGCGCCGTGTACGTGGTCTCGGCGGGCTCGTCCGATCAGGTGACGCTGCCGCTGCACGTGGAGCGCGTCTACTACGCCAACATGGTCCGCGTCGTGCCCGCGTTCGCCGTCGCCAGCCTCCTCGCCGGCGTGTCGGTGATCACGCTGGCCGTGAAGGCGGCGGTGGAGTGGCGGTTCAAAGGCGAGCTGAAGAAGACGGACGGCGGCTAG
- a CDS encoding Hsp20/alpha crystallin family protein, whose translation MAEQQRQPTGQDVSVSKSQQGKPGSQATGQPPSQGGQSTGMQRQQGGGQMGRYGAAGGVFNPFAMMSRMMEDMDRMFDDFGFGGLLSPFRQGRAMGEPGGGRGLSSLGGGLWSPRIELSERNGQLVVKADLPGVTKDDIRVELREDTLVIEGERRQEQQEQREGMSYTERSYGSFTRAIPLPQGVQADDVDARFENGVLEVCLKLPQQQQRSRSVEIKSGGPSQGTSAGGGQMPEKNRPS comes from the coding sequence ATGGCGGAACAGCAGCGTCAGCCGACAGGCCAGGACGTGTCCGTGAGCAAGTCGCAGCAAGGCAAGCCCGGCAGCCAGGCGACGGGTCAGCCCCCTTCCCAGGGCGGTCAATCGACCGGGATGCAGCGTCAGCAGGGCGGCGGCCAGATGGGGCGGTACGGCGCGGCGGGCGGCGTCTTCAACCCGTTCGCGATGATGAGCCGGATGATGGAGGACATGGATCGCATGTTCGACGACTTCGGCTTCGGAGGGTTGCTCTCGCCGTTCAGGCAGGGCCGCGCGATGGGTGAGCCGGGTGGCGGCCGGGGTCTCTCGTCCCTCGGGGGCGGCCTCTGGTCGCCGCGCATCGAGCTCAGCGAGCGCAACGGTCAGCTCGTCGTCAAGGCCGATCTCCCCGGCGTGACGAAGGACGACATCCGGGTGGAGCTCCGGGAGGACACCTTGGTCATCGAGGGTGAGCGGCGGCAGGAGCAGCAGGAGCAGCGCGAGGGGATGAGCTACACCGAGCGCAGCTATGGGTCGTTCACGCGCGCCATCCCGCTGCCCCAGGGCGTGCAGGCCGACGACGTGGACGCGAGGTTCGAGAACGGCGTCCTCGAGGTCTGTCTGAAGCTGCCGCAGCAGCAGCAGCGCAGCCGCTCGGTCGAGATCAAGAGCGGCGGGCCCTCGCAGGGGACGAGCGCTGGCGGCGGCCAGATGCCCGAGAAGAACCGGCCCAGCTAG
- a CDS encoding DUF692 domain-containing protein, whose amino-acid sequence MSAPRDTSDDRAPGARSIPRDALGLGLRPPHHEAIERTRPELGFFEIIAENYLGASPLPRERLRRIAERTPIVAHGVSVNLLGEAPLDRDYLSRLRDLIQELRIPYFTDHLCWTAFEGVTHHDLLPAPYDPELIPYAAGRAFEVQEALGVPFGIENLSSYVAWERDALPEWEFYRRVVEESGCWAMLDLNNVFVSSENHGFDPRAYLDSVPWRRVLQVHLAGHQTLPSGLRHDTHDRPVCDEVWSLYEEAWRRGGPFPTLLEWDAEIPPLHVALAELGKARRVRPS is encoded by the coding sequence ATGAGCGCGCCCCGAGACACAAGCGACGATCGGGCGCCCGGTGCGCGGTCCATCCCGCGCGACGCGCTCGGCCTCGGGCTGCGCCCGCCGCACCACGAGGCGATCGAGCGGACCAGGCCCGAGCTCGGCTTCTTCGAGATCATCGCGGAGAACTACCTCGGCGCGTCTCCCCTGCCCCGGGAGCGGCTCCGGCGCATCGCCGAGCGCACCCCGATCGTCGCCCACGGCGTCTCCGTCAACCTGCTGGGCGAGGCCCCCCTCGATCGCGACTACCTGTCTCGGCTCAGGGATCTGATCCAGGAGCTCCGCATTCCCTACTTCACGGATCACCTCTGCTGGACGGCGTTCGAGGGGGTGACGCACCACGACCTCTTGCCGGCGCCCTACGATCCGGAGCTCATCCCCTACGCCGCGGGCCGGGCGTTCGAGGTCCAGGAGGCGCTCGGCGTCCCGTTCGGGATCGAGAACCTGTCTTCCTATGTCGCCTGGGAGCGCGACGCGCTGCCCGAGTGGGAGTTCTACCGCCGCGTGGTGGAGGAGTCCGGCTGCTGGGCCATGCTGGATCTCAACAACGTGTTCGTCTCCAGCGAGAATCACGGGTTCGATCCGCGCGCGTACCTCGACAGCGTTCCCTGGCGCCGGGTCTTGCAGGTCCACCTGGCTGGCCACCAGACATTGCCCTCCGGCTTGCGGCACGACACGCACGATCGCCCGGTGTGCGACGAGGTATGGTCTCTTTACGAAGAGGCGTGGCGCCGGGGCGGTCCCTTCCCGACGCTCCTCGAGTGGGACGCGGAGATCCCGCCCTTGCACGTGGCGCTCGCGGAGCTCGGCAAGGCGCGGCGGGTGCGGCCTTCATGA
- a CDS encoding ABC transporter permease subunit: MSRRARVLPGLSLSLGVTVLYLSLVVLLPLSALFLKTAELGWERFFGVITSGWVTAAVRFTLGASLVAALLNVVVGLLIAWVLGRYTFPFARVIDAVIDLPFALPTAVAGIALSTLYAESGLLGGWLSGLGFRYPWPSWRGFAHGGWRESPIEWTVYDRISLAPLGVVIAMAFVGLPFVVRTVQPVIEDLSRDVEEAAATLGAGRFQIFRAVVLPELAPALLTGFALALARGLGEYGSVIFISGNRPDTEIASQVIIKMIEVNETGTYADATAVAVLLLAASFALLLAINLLQRAAARVHAGRAAG; encoded by the coding sequence ATGTCGCGCCGCGCGCGCGTGCTCCCTGGGCTCTCGCTCTCGCTGGGCGTCACGGTGCTCTACCTGAGCCTCGTGGTCCTCTTGCCGCTCTCCGCGCTGTTCTTGAAGACGGCGGAGCTCGGGTGGGAGCGGTTCTTCGGGGTGATCACGAGCGGCTGGGTCACCGCGGCCGTGCGGTTCACGCTGGGCGCCTCGCTCGTCGCCGCGCTCCTCAACGTCGTCGTCGGCCTGCTCATCGCGTGGGTGCTCGGCCGGTACACGTTCCCGTTCGCGCGCGTGATCGACGCGGTGATCGACCTGCCCTTCGCGCTGCCCACGGCCGTGGCCGGCATCGCGCTCTCCACGCTGTACGCCGAGAGCGGTTTGCTCGGCGGGTGGCTCTCCGGCCTGGGTTTCCGGTATCCGTGGCCCTCGTGGCGGGGGTTCGCGCACGGGGGATGGCGCGAGTCGCCGATCGAGTGGACGGTGTACGACAGGATCTCCCTGGCGCCGCTCGGGGTGGTGATCGCGATGGCCTTCGTCGGGCTGCCGTTCGTCGTGCGCACGGTGCAGCCCGTGATCGAGGACCTGAGCCGGGACGTCGAGGAGGCGGCGGCGACGCTCGGCGCCGGCCGGTTCCAGATCTTCCGCGCCGTCGTCTTGCCCGAGCTCGCGCCGGCGCTCCTCACGGGGTTCGCGCTGGCGCTCGCGCGCGGCCTCGGCGAGTACGGGTCGGTGATCTTCATCTCGGGCAATCGGCCGGACACCGAGATCGCGTCCCAGGTGATCATCAAGATGATCGAGGTGAACGAGACTGGCACCTACGCCGACGCGACGGCGGTCGCGGTCCTGCTCCTCGCGGCGTCCTTCGCGCTCCTGCTCGCGATCAACCTGCTCCAGCGCGCCGCCGCGCGCGTCCACGCGGGCAGGGCGGCGGGCTGA